One window from the genome of Pedococcus badiiscoriae encodes:
- a CDS encoding transglycosylase SLT domain-containing protein produces the protein MISVGSVAVDIVPSAQKFATELRAQIVPQADRIGRDIGAVLADQIAKGIRDGLGGGFAGASQKAGAEGARSGGAFADSFRAKVAAALKALPEAKITADSTEAERKVAELRAQLLELSDKRVGVDISAAEATAKIDEIKTRLDELGARSPDVRVKVDVARASAELAAFRAEIDAVGSSEALDNVGAQAAGAESGISGLAVAGVALAPAIVPAAAAAAGAVAAIGASAGAVVAALGVVMLALKPVFGAVGALNTAAGQSAQNAVAVQSAAAQVASAERGLTNARAAAASQAINSAQAVASARRGVADAEVQASQSVQSALLQVHTAEEGLANAQWAERTAQLALIDARQAAQRQLEDYSHQLADGALAQRQAAQAVEQAQIVLQNTLLNGGSSPLQKDQAQLAYDQAVQQQKDLALQQSRLQADAAKANRLGVEGSKVVVDAHHQVAQAAQGVTDAQKNLTNAQQNASLAQARAVESVTKAQEALSSAIRAQADQQRTAAASIISAEAAVAAAHRASGQAGAASANAVAQAFKGLSPIGAQFAHFIFGLKGAFTSLSEAAQNGFLPGVEAGIKALLPMLPGLTGFVGALAKTMGDLFLSASKALGGPFWSQFFKFLSKNLGPWLVTTAQIFGQWATGFAAMFQAFAPVASAFLGMFLQMATGFAQWAQQLSQSSGFHQFMQYLIDNGPAIGGLLLDLGKAFASILVALAPLGPVIVTVVDTLLQFIAGVSPEVLGAIAAGIAAIFVAIALGTEGAALPLTAIVISLVGLGVVITNLWKHNETLRRVVTEVWTHVRDFISSAWKGYIKPALEAMWGWINDKIMPVVRELWQNVVKPAFTEIGQIISLAWKNVIRPILGLWWDYLQNVLGPVIKWLLNNVVAPYFKAMGAVIETVWKYVIKPSLDMLKLELQALPGIFSAVTSAIESVWNNLPKIITGPINLVLSFVRDNFIKPLNQMLKAVGVSFQVPWPSNITAPAWPGGGSGGHSTKGGTTSFAVGGYTGPGGKYKPAGIVHAGEVVFSQEDVAAHGGPAAVEAMRRFRGYAGGGIVSDVAGFLSNAGSFLSNPLSAVKHLLGSILGGLGSNLWASTAVGALGKLDLVSLFGGGASAKAAAPSGSGVGRWASTVSAALLANGVTPSTSLINAWLRQIATESGGNPNIIQQIHDINSGGNEARGLVQVIPSTFGAYALPGHHNIFNGLDNLMAGIHYALSRYGLANMTNVIGQGHGYSGGGLVAPVFDSGGILAPGLNVVDNRTGGPEHLVPVGNGGGTVTLSRSSIQALAAEMSNVTLRPTISAGSVDRAVGGGLR, from the coding sequence TTGATCTCCGTCGGAAGTGTGGCCGTCGACATCGTCCCCTCGGCGCAGAAGTTCGCGACCGAGCTGCGGGCGCAGATCGTCCCGCAGGCCGACCGTATCGGGCGGGACATCGGCGCGGTCCTCGCCGACCAGATCGCCAAGGGCATCAGGGATGGTCTCGGCGGCGGTTTCGCCGGCGCGAGCCAGAAGGCTGGTGCGGAGGGCGCGCGTTCCGGTGGGGCGTTCGCGGACTCGTTCCGCGCCAAGGTTGCCGCCGCGCTGAAGGCGCTGCCCGAGGCGAAGATCACCGCCGACTCCACTGAGGCCGAACGCAAGGTCGCCGAACTCCGTGCCCAACTGCTCGAACTGTCGGACAAGCGGGTCGGCGTTGACATTTCGGCCGCTGAGGCGACCGCGAAGATCGACGAGATCAAGACCCGGCTTGACGAGCTCGGAGCTCGCTCCCCCGACGTGCGCGTCAAGGTCGACGTGGCTCGCGCGTCCGCCGAACTGGCGGCGTTCCGGGCCGAGATCGACGCAGTCGGCAGCAGCGAGGCACTCGACAACGTTGGGGCGCAGGCAGCTGGCGCAGAGAGTGGCATCAGTGGCCTCGCGGTGGCTGGTGTCGCGCTCGCCCCTGCCATCGTCCCCGCTGCTGCTGCTGCGGCTGGCGCGGTGGCAGCGATCGGCGCGTCTGCTGGTGCTGTCGTCGCCGCGCTCGGTGTGGTCATGCTCGCCCTGAAGCCGGTCTTCGGTGCTGTCGGTGCGCTGAACACGGCGGCTGGACAGTCGGCTCAGAACGCGGTGGCGGTGCAGTCAGCAGCGGCTCAGGTTGCGTCGGCTGAGCGGGGCCTGACGAACGCTCGCGCTGCGGCTGCGTCGCAGGCGATCAACTCCGCGCAGGCTGTCGCTAGCGCCCGCCGTGGTGTCGCTGACGCTGAGGTCCAGGCGTCACAGTCTGTGCAGTCGGCGCTCCTGCAGGTCCACACGGCTGAGGAGGGGCTGGCTAACGCGCAGTGGGCTGAGCGCACCGCACAGCTGGCTCTCATTGACGCGCGTCAGGCGGCGCAACGGCAGCTTGAGGATTACTCCCATCAGTTGGCTGATGGCGCGCTCGCGCAGCGTCAGGCCGCGCAGGCTGTGGAGCAGGCGCAGATCGTCCTGCAGAACACCCTGCTCAACGGTGGCTCGTCCCCGCTGCAGAAGGACCAGGCGCAACTCGCCTACGACCAGGCGGTGCAGCAGCAGAAGGACCTCGCGCTTCAGCAGTCCCGACTTCAGGCGGACGCGGCGAAGGCGAACCGTCTGGGTGTTGAGGGTTCCAAGGTTGTTGTGGACGCGCACCACCAGGTGGCTCAGGCCGCGCAGGGTGTGACGGACGCGCAGAAGAACCTCACGAACGCCCAGCAGAACGCGTCCCTGGCTCAGGCGAGGGCAGTCGAGTCGGTCACGAAGGCGCAGGAGGCACTGTCGTCGGCGATCCGGGCGCAGGCTGACCAGCAGCGCACCGCTGCGGCGTCGATCATCTCGGCTGAGGCTGCGGTGGCTGCGGCTCACCGTGCGTCCGGTCAGGCTGGTGCGGCGTCGGCGAACGCGGTGGCTCAGGCGTTCAAGGGCCTTTCCCCGATCGGCGCCCAGTTCGCCCACTTCATCTTCGGCCTCAAGGGCGCGTTCACGAGCCTGTCCGAGGCCGCACAGAACGGCTTCCTGCCCGGTGTTGAGGCTGGGATCAAGGCGCTGCTGCCGATGCTGCCTGGCCTGACCGGGTTCGTGGGGGCGCTGGCCAAGACGATGGGTGACCTGTTCCTGTCGGCGTCGAAGGCGTTGGGTGGCCCGTTCTGGTCCCAGTTCTTCAAGTTCCTGTCGAAGAACCTCGGCCCATGGCTGGTGACGACCGCTCAGATCTTCGGCCAGTGGGCCACGGGCTTCGCGGCCATGTTCCAGGCGTTCGCCCCGGTCGCCTCGGCGTTCCTCGGCATGTTCCTCCAGATGGCCACCGGGTTCGCCCAGTGGGCTCAGCAACTCTCGCAGTCCAGCGGCTTTCACCAGTTCATGCAGTACCTCATCGACAACGGTCCCGCCATCGGTGGGCTGCTGCTGGACCTCGGCAAGGCGTTCGCGAGCATCCTCGTCGCGCTGGCCCCGCTCGGCCCGGTGATCGTGACCGTGGTCGACACGCTCCTTCAGTTCATCGCTGGCGTGTCACCGGAGGTCTTGGGTGCGATCGCTGCTGGCATCGCCGCGATCTTCGTCGCCATCGCTCTTGGCACCGAGGGTGCAGCCCTCCCGCTCACCGCGATCGTGATCAGTCTCGTCGGCCTCGGGGTCGTCATCACGAACCTGTGGAAGCATAACGAGACCCTCCGCCGCGTCGTGACCGAGGTCTGGACCCACGTTCGCGACTTCATCAGCAGCGCGTGGAAGGGCTACATCAAGCCTGCGCTCGAGGCCATGTGGGGCTGGATCAACGACAAGATCATGCCCGTCGTCCGCGAGCTGTGGCAGAACGTGGTCAAGCCCGCGTTCACCGAGATCGGGCAGATCATCTCCCTGGCGTGGAAGAACGTCATCCGCCCGATCTTGGGGCTGTGGTGGGACTACCTCCAGAACGTGCTCGGCCCGGTCATCAAGTGGCTGCTGAACAACGTCGTGGCACCGTATTTCAAGGCCATGGGCGCGGTCATCGAGACCGTCTGGAAGTACGTCATCAAGCCGTCACTCGACATGCTGAAGCTGGAACTGCAGGCGCTGCCGGGCATCTTCTCAGCGGTCACGTCGGCGATCGAGTCGGTGTGGAACAACTTGCCCAAGATCATCACCGGGCCGATTAACCTCGTTCTGTCGTTCGTGCGGGACAACTTCATCAAGCCGCTGAACCAGATGCTCAAGGCTGTCGGCGTCTCATTCCAGGTGCCATGGCCCAGCAACATCACCGCACCTGCCTGGCCGGGTGGTGGGTCTGGTGGTCACTCGACGAAGGGTGGCACCACATCGTTCGCCGTGGGCGGCTACACCGGCCCTGGTGGCAAGTACAAGCCTGCGGGCATTGTCCACGCCGGCGAGGTGGTGTTCTCTCAGGAGGACGTGGCCGCGCACGGTGGGCCTGCCGCGGTGGAGGCTATGCGCAGGTTCCGTGGGTACGCGGGCGGCGGCATCGTCAGCGACGTCGCTGGGTTCCTCAGCAACGCCGGGTCGTTCCTGTCCAACCCGCTGAGTGCGGTCAAGCACCTGCTTGGCTCCATCCTTGGTGGCCTCGGGTCGAACCTGTGGGCGTCCACCGCGGTGGGTGCTCTGGGCAAGCTGGACCTCGTGTCGCTGTTCGGTGGCGGCGCGTCGGCCAAGGCTGCTGCCCCGTCCGGGTCTGGTGTGGGGAGGTGGGCGTCGACCGTGAGCGCGGCACTGCTCGCCAACGGTGTCACCCCGAGCACGTCGCTCATCAACGCGTGGTTGCGGCAGATCGCCACCGAGTCTGGTGGTAACCCGAACATCATCCAGCAGATCCACGACATCAACTCGGGCGGCAACGAGGCGCGCGGTCTGGTGCAGGTCATCCCGTCCACGTTCGGGGCGTACGCCCTGCCGGGGCATCACAACATCTTCAACGGCCTCGACAACCTCATGGCGGGCATCCACTACGCCCTGTCACGTTACGGGCTGGCGAACATGACCAACGTCATCGGTCAGGGCCACGGGTACTCCGGTGGTGGCTTGGTTGCGCCCGTGTTCGACTCTGGCGGCATTCTGGCGCCGGGGCTGAACGTGGTCGACAACCGCACGGGCGGCCCTGAGCACCTGGTCCCCGTCGGCAACGGTGGTGGGACGGTGACCTTGTCCCGGTCCAGCATCCAGGCGTTGGCGGCTGAAATGTCCAACGTCACCCTGCGTCCGACGATCTCGGCTGGCAGTGTTGACCGAGCAGTGGGCGGGGGTCTGCGATGA